A genomic stretch from Pseudomonas alkylphenolica includes:
- a CDS encoding NUDIX hydrolase gives MSISKQEAAHRAASDAELIAWVDEHDQLLGALPRAELREKGLIGRGTYILLFNSAGELCVHRRTESKAIYPGYWDVAAGGMVQADESFAESAARELEEELGVAGVELTAHERFFFDQPGNRLWCAVFSAVWDGPLRLQPEEVSEARFLPLEQALADSRQQPYCPDSLAALQRYIDRRA, from the coding sequence GTGAGCATTTCCAAGCAAGAGGCGGCGCATCGCGCTGCCTCGGATGCCGAACTGATCGCCTGGGTCGACGAGCACGATCAGCTGCTGGGTGCATTGCCTCGCGCCGAGTTGCGTGAAAAGGGCCTGATTGGGCGCGGTACCTACATTCTGTTGTTTAACTCGGCCGGTGAGCTGTGCGTACACCGGCGCACCGAGAGCAAGGCCATTTACCCGGGTTACTGGGATGTGGCCGCAGGCGGCATGGTCCAGGCCGACGAAAGCTTTGCCGAGTCGGCTGCCCGCGAACTGGAAGAAGAGCTGGGTGTAGCCGGAGTCGAGTTGACTGCCCACGAGCGTTTTTTCTTCGACCAGCCCGGCAACCGCCTCTGGTGTGCGGTGTTTTCGGCGGTCTGGGACGGGCCTTTGCGCCTGCAGCCCGAGGAAGTCAGCGAAGCGCGCTTTCTGCCGCTCGAACAGGCGCTGGCCGACAGCCGGCAACAGCCGTATTGCCCCGATTCCCTGGCGGCGTTGCAGCGCTACATCGACCGTCGGGCCTGA
- a CDS encoding DUF2333 family protein: MLDWKNRTGKAEARERVEPRSAATRSYFGGLFFSRALGTLIGLYLLVCIGLGWYWSAEPDLFPVQQNAQAAAEMTGQQMVVGYTTVETLKTVAGTLLHKPGGYISNDRFPPGLWMDNMPSWEYGVLVQVRDLSRALRKDFARSQSQSAEDADLAKAEPRFNFDNKSWILPSSESEFQEGINSLTRYQKRLASPDQQGALFYTRADNLNNWLGDVATRLGSLSQRLSASVGRVKLNSTLKTESVVAGQAPQLDEEVVETPWLQIDNVFYEARGQAWALSHLLRAIEVDFADVLAKKNATVSVRQIIRELEASQEPLWSPMVLNGSGFGMWANHSLVMANYISRANAAVIDLRQLLSQG; encoded by the coding sequence ATGCTGGATTGGAAAAACCGTACAGGCAAAGCCGAAGCGCGCGAGCGGGTCGAGCCCCGCAGTGCCGCCACCCGCAGCTATTTCGGCGGATTGTTCTTCAGTCGTGCCCTGGGCACGCTGATTGGCCTGTACCTGCTGGTGTGCATTGGCCTGGGTTGGTACTGGAGCGCCGAGCCGGACCTGTTCCCGGTCCAGCAGAATGCCCAGGCTGCCGCCGAGATGACCGGTCAGCAGATGGTCGTAGGCTACACCACCGTAGAAACCCTCAAGACCGTTGCCGGTACCTTGTTGCACAAGCCGGGCGGCTACATTTCCAACGACCGCTTCCCGCCTGGCTTGTGGATGGACAATATGCCCAGCTGGGAATACGGCGTGCTGGTCCAGGTCCGCGACCTGAGCCGGGCCCTGCGCAAGGATTTCGCCCGCTCGCAGTCGCAGTCCGCTGAAGACGCCGATCTGGCCAAGGCCGAGCCGCGTTTCAACTTCGACAACAAGAGCTGGATCCTGCCGTCGAGCGAATCGGAGTTCCAGGAAGGCATCAACTCCCTGACCCGCTATCAGAAGCGTCTGGCCTCGCCGGATCAACAAGGCGCGCTGTTCTACACCCGTGCCGACAACCTCAACAACTGGTTGGGTGATGTCGCCACCCGTCTGGGCTCGTTGTCGCAGCGCCTGTCGGCCAGCGTTGGCCGGGTCAAGCTCAACAGCACCCTGAAGACCGAGTCGGTGGTTGCCGGCCAGGCGCCGCAGCTGGATGAAGAAGTGGTCGAAACCCCGTGGCTGCAGATCGACAACGTCTTCTATGAGGCCCGTGGTCAGGCCTGGGCGCTGTCGCACCTGCTGCGCGCCATCGAAGTGGACTTTGCCGATGTACTGGCGAAGAAGAACGCCACGGTCAGCGTGCGCCAGATCATTCGTGAGCTGGAGGCCTCCCAGGAGCCGCTGTGGAGCCCGATGGTGCTCAATGGCAGCGGCTTCGGCATGTGGGCCAACCACTCGCTGGTCATGGCCAACTACATCTCCCGCGCCAACGCGGCGGTGATCGACCTGCGCCAACTGCTGTCGCAAGGCTGA